A single Buchnera aphidicola (Hyperomyzus lactucae) DNA region contains:
- the fliP gene encoding flagellar type III secretion system pore protein FliP (The bacterial flagellar biogenesis protein FliP forms a type III secretion system (T3SS)-type pore required for flagellar assembly.), producing MKNNASFQSLSNIFEPLLNSEKFFQITSSLSQIILLILFFSWILKKISIFKMNNLISSMKIIDKLSVGPHESVVIIDVKEIRLVLGVTTKNITCLYTLSSILKDKPISKTDNTLLQKSSFNYFLKNFSKISWKKTMFYRIIPFLVLLLFSPTVRAEIPGLTSHLLDDGGQTWSVPVQTLVFLTSLTFLPAFLLMMTSFTRIIIVFGLLRNALGTPYAPPNQILLGLAMFLTFFIMSPTLDKVYKDAYIPFSEEKISMEDAIVKGSVPLKQFMLNQTRIPDLELFSKLAHISSYKNKNEIPMRILLPSFITSELKTAFQIGFTIFIPFLIIDLVVASVLMALGMMMVPPSTISLPFKLMLFVLVDGWQLLITSLAQSFNT from the coding sequence ATGAAAAATAATGCATCATTTCAATCACTATCTAATATTTTTGAGCCACTATTAAATAGTGAAAAATTTTTTCAAATAACCAGTTCATTATCTCAAATAATATTACTAATATTATTTTTTAGTTGGATCTTAAAAAAGATTTCTATTTTTAAAATGAATAACCTAATCTCTTCTATGAAAATTATAGATAAATTATCCGTTGGACCACATGAATCTGTTGTTATTATAGACGTAAAAGAAATAAGACTAGTATTAGGTGTAACAACAAAAAATATTACTTGTTTGTACACATTATCATCAATTTTAAAAGATAAACCAATAAGCAAAACAGACAATACTCTATTACAGAAAAGTTCTTTTAATTATTTTTTAAAAAATTTTTCTAAAATTTCCTGGAAAAAAACAATGTTTTATCGAATCATTCCATTTTTAGTTCTATTGTTATTTTCTCCAACAGTTCGTGCAGAAATACCTGGATTAACAAGTCACCTTTTAGATGATGGAGGTCAAACTTGGTCTGTACCAGTACAAACATTGGTTTTTTTAACATCATTAACTTTTCTTCCAGCATTTCTTCTGATGATGACTAGTTTTACAAGAATTATTATTGTTTTTGGTTTATTAAGAAATGCATTAGGTACTCCATATGCTCCACCTAACCAAATATTGTTAGGTTTAGCGATGTTTTTAACTTTTTTTATTATGTCTCCAACTTTAGATAAAGTTTATAAAGATGCGTATATACCATTTAGTGAAGAAAAAATAAGTATGGAAGATGCTATTGTAAAAGGTTCAGTACCTCTAAAACAGTTTATGTTAAATCAAACACGAATACCTGATTTAGAATTATTTTCAAAATTAGCACATATTTCTTCTTATAAAAATAAAAATGAAATACCCATGCGAATTTTATTGCCATCTTTTATTACCAGCGAATTAAAAACCGCTTTTCAAATTGGATTCACTATTTTTATACCTTTTTTAATTATTGATTTAGTAGTCGCAAGTGTACTGATGGCTCTTGGTATGATGATGGTACCACCTTCAACAATTTCCTTACCTTTTAAATTAATGTTGTTTGTACTAGTAGATGGATGGCAACTATTAATTACTTCATTAGCACAAAGTTTTAATACATAG
- the fliQ gene encoding flagellar biosynthesis protein FliQ, translating to MTSEYVMELFHDAMKITLMLSAPLLLAALISGLVISILQAATQVNEQTLSFIPKIISILGVMAILGPWMLGVMLDYMHNLFNNIPLIIK from the coding sequence ATGACATCTGAATATGTAATGGAATTATTTCATGATGCTATGAAAATTACATTAATGCTTTCAGCACCATTATTATTAGCAGCTTTAATTAGTGGATTAGTTATTAGTATATTACAAGCAGCTACACAAGTGAATGAACAAACTTTATCTTTTATTCCTAAAATTATTTCTATTTTAGGTGTGATGGCAATACTTGGACCTTGGATGTTAGGCGTTATGCTAGACTATATGCATAATTTATTTAACAATATACCATTGATTATCAAATAA